From the genome of Pseudomonas bubulae:
AGAACAATCGATTTTAGACACCCATTACATGGCGCGGGCCATCGAGCTGGCGCGCAACGGGCTGTACACCACTCACCCCAACCCCCGTGTCGGTTGCGTCATCGTACGTGACGGGCAGATCGTCGGCGAAGGCTGGCATGTGCGCACCGGCGAGCCCCATGCCGAAGTCCACGCCTTGCGCGCGGCCGGTGAGCTGGCGCGGGGCGCCACGGCCTATGTCACCCTTGAGCCGTGCAGCCATCATGGGCACACCCCACCGTGCGCCGAAGGGCTGATTAGCGCAGGTGTGGCGCGTGTGGTTGCAGCCATGCAGGACCCCAACCCGGAAGTTGCCGGGCGTGGCCTCAAGCGTTTGGCCGATGCCGGTATTGAAGTGCGCAGTGGTGTGCTGGAAGCCGATGCCCGGGCGTTGAACCCTGGTTTTCTCAAGCGCATGGAGCACGGTCTGCCGTTCGTACGGGTCAAAATGGCCATGAGCCTTGATGGCCGCACCGCGATGGCCAACGGCGAAAGCCAGTGGATCACCGGGCCAGAAGCGCGCTCGGCGGTGCAGCGCTTGCGGGCCCAGGCCAGTGTGGTGCTGACGGGTGCGGATACCGTGCTGGCCGATGGCGCCCGCCTGACCGTGCGCGGCCCTGAACTGGGCCTGAGCCCAGAGCTGACCGCGCTGGCGCTCAGTCGTCCGCCGTTGCGGGTGTTGATCGACGGGCGTTTGCGGGTGCCGCTGGATGCACCGTTCTTCAAGGCCGGGCCAGCGCTGGTTGCCACCTGCGTGCCGCCTGCCGAGCAATACCGTACCGGGCCCGAGTGCCTGGTGATCCACGGCGCCAATGGCCAGGTCGACCTGCGCAAGTTGTTGCAGGCGCTGGCCGCCCGCGGCGTCAACGAAGTGCTGGTGGAGGCCGGGCCGCGTCTGGCGGGGGCTTTTGCCGAGCAGGGGTTGGTGGATGAATACCAGATATTTGTCGCGGCCAAGTTTTTGGGCTCTACGGCGCGGCCATTACTGGAGCTGCCGCTGACCCATATGAGCGAAGCGCCATTGCTCAAAATTACCGACATGCGCGCGGTAGGCGATGACTGGCGAGTCACTGCCATACCTGTGCCGTCAGCGAGCGTATAATTCTCAGCCTTCGTGTTACGCAGGCTTTGTTCTCAAGGGGAACGCCATGTTTACCGGCATCATTGAATCCATCGGCAGCATCCGTGCATTGACCCCCAAGGGCGGTGATGTGCGAGTTTCCATCGACACCGGCAAGCTCGACCTGAGCGACGTCAAACTCGGCGACAGTATCGCCATCAATGGCGTGTGCCTGACCGCCGTTGAGCTGTCGGGCAACGGCTTTGCCGCTGACGTCAGCCGCGAGACCCTCGATTGCACCGCGTTCAACGACTTGAAAAGCGGCAGCCGGGTCAACCTGGAAAAGGCCCTGACCCCGACCACGCGCCTGGGCGGTCATCTGGTCAGCGGCCACGTTGATGGCGTGGGCGAGGTGATCTCCCGTGAGGAGAACGCCCGTGCCATCGAGTTCCGCATCCGTGCACCCAAAGAACTGGCCAAGTACATTGCCCATAAAGGCTCGATCACGGTCGACGGCACCAGCCTGACGGTGAACGCGGTCAATGGCGCCGAGTTCTCGCTGACCATCATTCCGCACACCCTGAGCGAAACCATCATGGGTGACTACCGTCCGGGTCGCCGGGTCAACCTCGAGGTCGATTTGCTGGCGCGCTACCTTGAGCGTTTGCTGCTGGGTGACAAAGCTGCCGAGCCGACCTCGGGTGGCATCAGCGAAAGTTTTCTGGCCGCCAACGGCTTTCTCAAATCCTGACGTAAGGGGGTGCCGCGTGGCGCTCAACAGCATCGAAGAACTGGTTGAAGATATCCGCCAAGGCAAGATGGTCATCCTTATGGATGACGAAGACCGCGAGAACGAAGGCGACCTGATCATGGCCGCCGAGTGTTGTCAGGCCGAGCACATCAACTTCATGGCGCGCTTTGCCCGTGGCCTGATCTGCATGCCGATGAGCCGCGAGCGTTGCGAACTGCTCAAGCTGCCGTTGATGGCACCGCGCAACGGTTCCGGTTTTGGCACCAAGTTCACGGTCTCGATCGAAGCGGCCACCGGCGTCACTACCGGCATCTCTGCCGCTGACCGCGCGCGCACCGTGCAAGCGGCGGCCGCCAAGGACGCCAAAGCCGAAGACATCGTCAGCCCGGGCCATATCTTCCCGTTGATGGCTCAAGCCGGTGGCACCCTGGCCCGCGCCGGCCACACTGAAGCCGCCTGTGATCTGGCGCGCATGGCCGGGTTCGAGCCAAGCGGAGTGATCTGCGAAGTGATGAACGACGATGGCACCATGGCCCGTCGCCCTGAACTGGAAGCTTTCGCGGCCGAGCACGGCATCAAGATCGGCACCATTGCCGACCTGATCCACTACCGCATGATTCACGAACGTACCGTTCAGCGGATTGCCGAGCAGCCACTGGACAGCGAACTGGGCCAATTCAATTTGGTGACCTATCGTGATTCAGTCGAAGGCGATGTGCATATGGCACTGACCCTGGGCAAGATCTGCGCCGAAGAACCGACCCTGGTGCGCGTGCATAACATGGACCCGCTGCGCGACCTGCTGATGGTCAAGCAGCCCGGCCGCTGGAGCCTGCGCGCCGCCATGAGCGCGGTGGCTGAGGCCGGCAGCGGTGTGGTGCTGTTGCTCGGTCACCCCCTGGATGGCGATGTATTGCTGGCCAATATCCGCGAAACGGCAGACCACGCGCCGGTGAAAAAACCGACCACCTACAGCATCGTCGGTGCCGGTTCGCAGATCCTGCGTGACCTCGGTGTACGCAAAATGCGCCTGATGAGTTCACCAATGAAGTTCAATGCCATATCCGGTTTCGATCTGGAAGTTGTAGAATACGTGCCCTCCGAATAAAGACCGGTCGTGTCCAGTCCGAATTCGTGGCCCAATATCCTAAAGAGCGCATGCAAATGCGCTCTGGCTCTTTAATACGAGACATACCGAATGACCCTGAAGACCATCGAAGGTACCTTCATCGCCCCCAAAGGTCGCTACGCACTCGTAGTTGGCCGTTTCAACAGCTTCGTCGTCGAAAGCCTGGTGAGTGGTGCCGTTGATGCCCTGGTTCGCCACGGTGTGAACGAAAGCGACATCACCATCATCCGCGCACCTGGCGCGTTTGAAATCCCGCTGGTCGCGCAAAAAGTTGCCCAGCGCAACGAATTCGCCGCAATCATCGCCCTGGGCGCCGTGATTCGTGGCGGTACTCCGCATTTCGAATACGTTGCTGGCGAGTGCACCAAGGGCTTGTCCCAAGTGTCCATGCAGTTCGGCGTACCGGTTGCCTTCGGCGTGCTGACCGTTGACTCGATTGAACAAGCCATCGAGCGCTCGGGCACCAAAGCTGGCAACAAAGGCGCAGAAGCTGCCTTGTCCGCCCTTGAAATGGTTAGCCTGTTGGCACAGTTGGAGGCCAAGTGATTTCCGACGAAAGCGATCGTTTCAACCCGCGCGACCCGAAACCTGCGGACGCTGGCAAGCCTTCCAAGAGCGCCAAGCGCCGTGAAGCGCGTCAACTCGCAACTCAGGCCCTGTACCAATGGCACATGGCCAAGCAGTCGCTGAACGAAATCGAAGCGCAATTCCGCGTCGATAACGACTTCTCCGACGTTGATGCTGCCTACTTCCGTGAAATCCTGCACGGCGTGCCTGCGCACAAAGGCGAGATCGATGCTGCCCTGGTTCCGTGCCTGGACATCACCATCGAAGAACTCGATCCGGTTGAGCTGTCTGTTCTGCGCCTGTCCACCTGGGAGCTGATCAAGCGTGTTGACGTGCCTTACCGCGTTGTGATCAACGAAGGCATCGAGCTGGCGAAAGTGTTCGGCTCCACCGACGGCCACAAGTTCGTCAACGGTGTGCTCGACAAACTGGCGCCACGCCTGCGTGAAGCTGAAGTAAAGGCTTACAAGCGCTAAACCGCGCTGTCGGCCATGGGCGAGTTTGAGCTGATCCGCAACTTCTTCGCTGCCGCGCCCTGTGCGCAGGGCGGCGAGGGTGTTGCCCTGGGTATTGGCGACGACTGCGCCCTGCTGGATGTTCCCTTCGGGGAACAGCTGGCGATTTCCACCGACACCCTGGTAGCCGGGGTGCACTTCGCAGATCCCTGCGACCCTTTCCTGCTCGGTCAGCGTTCGCTGGCAGTGGCGGCCAGTGATTTGGCGGCCATGGGCGCAACTCCTGTCGCATTTACCCTTGCCCTGACCCTGCCGACGTTTGACGCCGAGTGGCTGCAAACCTATGCCCGTGGTTTGAACCTGATGGCCCAGACCTGTGGCCTGCGCCTTATCGGTGGCGACACCACGCGCGGGCCATTGTGTCTGACCCTTACAGTTTTCGGGCGAGTGCCCACGGGCCATGCCCTGACCCGCAGCGGCGCGCGCCCCGGTGACCTGCTGTGTGTGGGTGGCGAGCTGGGCAATGCGGCCGGGGCGTTGCCGTTGGTGCTGGGGCAGCGCACCGCGGCATCGATGATAGGCGAACCGTTGCTGGCCCATTACTGGTCGCCACAACCGCAGTTGGCGCTGGGCCAGGCCCTGCGTGGTAAAGCCACCTCGGCGCTGGATATTTCCGATGGCCTGCTGGCCGATTGCGGGCATATCGCGGCGGCGTCGAAGGTGGGGCTGGCGATTGAACTCGACCGGGTGCCGGTCTCGCTGGCGCTGGAAGAGTTCCTGGGCGAGGCGGGAGCGCAACAGGCAGCGTTGAGCGGCGGGGATGACTATGTACTGGCGTTTACCTTGCCTGAGGTTGAGGTGCCGACCCTGCTGGCCGATGGCTGGCCTATCCATGTGATTGGTCGCGTGGTTGAAGGGCAGGGCGTCACGCTGCTGGATGACGAAGGCCTGGACATTACTCCGGCAGTCCACGGCTATCAGCATTTTCGTGCGTGACCCTGTGGGAGCGGGCTTGCTCGCGATGGCAGCGCCACGTTCAGCCTGATACACCGCATCGCCTGTTTCGCGAGCAAGCCCGCTCCCACGGGGCCTGTGTAGCGTAAGTCATCAAACTTTTAGATATTTATCCTCGGTAATTCAGCCTAAGCGTCTGTAGGAACCTCCTGTTACAATGTCGCCTCTGCGAATTTCCAGTACTCAAACTGATCAGGAGCACACGGTGCCTGTCGTTTTCGTTGCCGCTTGCAAATTACCCACCCCCTTTGCCGAGTTCACTATGCATGGCTTCCTTGAGAAGGCCACGGGTCGTGAACACGTTGTGCTCAGTTTGGGCGACGTTACAGACGGTGCGCCGGTTCTGGGGCGTGTGCATTCCGAATGCCTGACCGGTGACGCCCTGTTCAGCCAGCGCTGCGACTGCGGCTCGCAGCTTGAAGCCGCCTTGCAAGCCATTGCCCGCGAAGGTCGTGGCGTATTGCTGTACCTGCGTCAGGAAGGCCGTGGCATCGGTTTGCTCAACAAAATCCGTGCCTACGAGTTGCAAGATGGCGGCGCCGATACCGTTGAAGCCAACGAGCGCCTCGGCTTTGCCGCCGACCAGCGCGATTACGCCATTTGCCTGCCGATGCTGGAGCACGTAGGCGTGCATTCGCTGCGCCTGATGACCAACAATCCGCGCAAGGTCAAAGCCCTGACTGACATGGGCATCACCGTGGCCGAGCGTGTGCCGCTGCACACCGGGCACAACCCGCACAACAAGCTGTACCTGGCGACCAAAGCCAACAAGCTAGGGCACATGATGGGTAACCAGCATCAGAGCGAGGCTGACCCGGCATGACCCGTGGCCAGCGTCTTCGGCGCCTGAGTTTCAGTTGGTGGCAACAGCTGCTGCTGACCCTGCTGCCTCTGGTGCTGGTCTGCTGGTTTTTCGGCAGCGCCGAGCCGTTGCTGCCTGAGCTGGCAATGCCGTTATTTATTGCGGGCGTGGCTTCGATGTTCGTCACCCTGCGCACGTTCGGGCCTTACAAACATGGCCTGATCAATCTGCAGAAAGCCCTCGACACCCCACAGGAACCTGCAGCCTGGGATGAGCTGGCGCGTGCACGTCAGCGGTCCCTGCTAGCGGCGGGGCTGCCCACCTGGATTGCCACGCTGGCGGTGTTTGTCGGGCTTGAAGGCGTACCGCTATTGCTGCTGGTACTGTCAACGCTGGTGCTGTTTTACCTCTATCGCGTCCCCCGCCAGGTAGGCTGATGCGCGTCTGGCTGGCAGCTCTGTTGCTGACTGTCAGCTTTTCTGCCCAGGCTGTCAGCCGCGTGGTGAGCCTGTCACCGTCCCTTTCTGAAATGGTTGTCGAACTCGGCGCCGCCGATTTGCTGGTAGGGCGTCTGGAAGCAGGGGAGCCGTTACCTGAGCTTGCCGGCGTGCCTTCTGTGGGCCGCTACGGGCAACTGGACATGGAGCGTCTGCTCAGCCTGCAACCCGACCTGCTTTTGCTTTGGCCAGGCAGTGTGGGTGTTGCCCAGCGCGAGCAATTGCGTAACCTGAATATCCCCACCTTCACCGCCGAACCGGCAAGCCTCGATCAACTGGCCGATCAGGTTGAAGCCCTGGCCATCGCCCTGGGTCGCCCGCAGCGTGGAAGGGAGCAGGCAACGCAACTGCGCCAACGTCTGGCACAACTGCGTGAACAGTACCGGACTGACGTGCCTGTGCGGGTGTTTTATCAGGTGTGGGATCAGCCGCTGTACACCATCGGCGGCGGGCAAATCATCAGTGATGCGCTGGCAGTGTGCGGGGCAAGCAATATGTTTGACGACCTCAAACTGCCGGCGCCGCAGGTTGGTATAGAGTCTGTGTTACAGCGTAATCCTGAGGTGATTATCGCCGGCACCCAGGCGCAGCTGGATGCCTGGAAAGCCTGGCCGCAGATCGATGCGGTCAAGCATGGGCGTTTGCTGCTATTGGCCGACAAGGGCCTGGAGCGTCCGAGCGGGCAGATGCTGGAAGCGACGGCCAGATTGTGTGAGCAATTACAGAGATAAAAATTATCTGTGGGAGCGGGCTTGCTCGCGATGCAGGTGATGCGCAGTGTCAGGTAAGTCGCGGTGATGCTATCGCGAGCCATCCCGCGCCCACAGGTTTAGAACGTCGGCGTCCAGGTAATTGCCAGCTGCAGCGAGCGCCGTTCTTCGCGGTAGCCATAGTAGTTGCCGTCATAGCTGTACAGCGCGCGGGTGAAGCTTTTGTCCAGCAGGTTATCGACCTTCAGGTCGAGCCGCACTTCTGAGCTGGCCTGCCAGTTGCCGCGTAATCCCAGCAAGCCATAACCGCCAACGGGCTGCTTGTTGTCTTCATCATTGAAGCTGCTGCTCACCGCTTGCCAGCTGGCGCCGACACCTACCTTGTCAAATTGCCGATCCAGATCCAGGCTCAAGGTACGGCGTGCGCGGCGGCTCAGGGTATGGCCGGTATCACGATCGCGCGGGTCAATAATCGCGATACCCAGGCTGCTCTGCCAGCCGAACCATTCTTGCTGCAACGCGCTTTCGAAACCGGTGATCCGTGCTGCGCCGATGTTCTGCTGAATAAAGTCGGCATCGGCCACAATCGCGTCGCGAATATCGGTGCGATACAGCGAGGTTTCCAGGCGACTGGTCTCACTTAGCTGACTGCGCCATTGCAGCTCGTAGCTTTTTGAGTATTCCGGCTTGAGATCGGGATTGCCGAACTGCGGGTAGTACAAGTCATTGAACGTCGGTGCGCGAAACCCTTCACTGTAAGTCAGCATAACGTCGTTGTCGGCGTTCAGCGGCACCGTCAGGCTGGCGCTCCAGGTGTTGTGGCTGCCAAATTGCTGGTTCTGGTCGTGACGCAGGCCCAGCTCGGTCGAGAAGTACTCGCCGTGGAAGCGGTGCTGAACAAACGCGGCGCGGTTCCAGCGGCTGTCTTCCTCGAAAACGGTGCTGCTGCGTACCCGGTCTTGATAGGCGTCGGCGCCGAGGATCAGGCTGTTTTGATCGTCCAGCGTCAGGTTGTTCTGCCAGTTCAGCGAGTCGCGATAGGTGTTGAAGCTGTAGATCTCGGCGCTGAGTTTGTCCCGGGTTTTTTCACGGTTTTCGCTGTGGCCCAGCTCCAGGCGCGAGTTCCAGCGTTCGTTCAGTTGCGCGTCGATAAAACTGCCGACGCTGCTGATATCAAAATCGCTGTAGAGCTGTTGGCCACTGACAGTCTGGGTCTGCGGGTCCCAGCGCCCGAACGAATTGTCGAGTTCGGTCTTGCCGACGTTTTTCATGGCCGTCAGGCCAATTTCAAGCTCCTGGTTCAGGTAGTGGCTCAGGTTCAGGCTCAGTGACTTGTTGCGATAGGCGTCGTGGTCGCTGTCGCTGGGGAAGGATTCGTGGGTGCGGTTGATCCCGGCGGTTTGTTCCAGGCTGCCACTGAGGTTGTAGCGCGTTTGCCCGTCGCCACCGGAGATGCCCAGGCTGTTTTGCGAGCTGCCATAACTGCCCACTGCACTATGCAGGCGAAGCTGCGGGGCTTGATCGGCACCGCGTCGGGTGAAAATCTGGATCACACCGCCAATCGCATCGCTGCCGTAGATCACCGAG
Proteins encoded in this window:
- the ribE gene encoding 6,7-dimethyl-8-ribityllumazine synthase → MTLKTIEGTFIAPKGRYALVVGRFNSFVVESLVSGAVDALVRHGVNESDITIIRAPGAFEIPLVAQKVAQRNEFAAIIALGAVIRGGTPHFEYVAGECTKGLSQVSMQFGVPVAFGVLTVDSIEQAIERSGTKAGNKGAEAALSALEMVSLLAQLEAK
- a CDS encoding MFS transporter, which translates into the protein MTRGQRLRRLSFSWWQQLLLTLLPLVLVCWFFGSAEPLLPELAMPLFIAGVASMFVTLRTFGPYKHGLINLQKALDTPQEPAAWDELARARQRSLLAAGLPTWIATLAVFVGLEGVPLLLLVLSTLVLFYLYRVPRQVG
- the nusB gene encoding transcription antitermination factor NusB yields the protein MISDESDRFNPRDPKPADAGKPSKSAKRREARQLATQALYQWHMAKQSLNEIEAQFRVDNDFSDVDAAYFREILHGVPAHKGEIDAALVPCLDITIEELDPVELSVLRLSTWELIKRVDVPYRVVINEGIELAKVFGSTDGHKFVNGVLDKLAPRLREAEVKAYKR
- a CDS encoding cobalamin-binding protein; its protein translation is MRVWLAALLLTVSFSAQAVSRVVSLSPSLSEMVVELGAADLLVGRLEAGEPLPELAGVPSVGRYGQLDMERLLSLQPDLLLLWPGSVGVAQREQLRNLNIPTFTAEPASLDQLADQVEALAIALGRPQRGREQATQLRQRLAQLREQYRTDVPVRVFYQVWDQPLYTIGGGQIISDALAVCGASNMFDDLKLPAPQVGIESVLQRNPEVIIAGTQAQLDAWKAWPQIDAVKHGRLLLLADKGLERPSGQMLEATARLCEQLQR
- a CDS encoding TonB-dependent receptor domain-containing protein — its product is MKRLRLALILGFIPACPLLAEPLEREDALKLPQILITGNRQVEARSDSTSANSVFTRDDIDRLQPTSLTDLLGRVPGVQVARSGGRGGLPGIYIRGTKSAQSLVLVDGQRMANATSADSNLQYLNIDQIERVEVLRGSRSVIYGSDAIGGVIQIFTRRGADQAPQLRLHSAVGSYGSSQNSLGISGGDGQTRYNLSGSLEQTAGINRTHESFPSDSDHDAYRNKSLSLNLSHYLNQELEIGLTAMKNVGKTELDNSFGRWDPQTQTVSGQQLYSDFDISSVGSFIDAQLNERWNSRLELGHSENREKTRDKLSAEIYSFNTYRDSLNWQNNLTLDDQNSLILGADAYQDRVRSSTVFEEDSRWNRAAFVQHRFHGEYFSTELGLRHDQNQQFGSHNTWSASLTVPLNADNDVMLTYSEGFRAPTFNDLYYPQFGNPDLKPEYSKSYELQWRSQLSETSRLETSLYRTDIRDAIVADADFIQQNIGAARITGFESALQQEWFGWQSSLGIAIIDPRDRDTGHTLSRRARRTLSLDLDRQFDKVGVGASWQAVSSSFNDEDNKQPVGGYGLLGLRGNWQASSEVRLDLKVDNLLDKSFTRALYSYDGNYYGYREERRSLQLAITWTPTF
- the thiL gene encoding thiamine-phosphate kinase yields the protein MGEFELIRNFFAAAPCAQGGEGVALGIGDDCALLDVPFGEQLAISTDTLVAGVHFADPCDPFLLGQRSLAVAASDLAAMGATPVAFTLALTLPTFDAEWLQTYARGLNLMAQTCGLRLIGGDTTRGPLCLTLTVFGRVPTGHALTRSGARPGDLLCVGGELGNAAGALPLVLGQRTAASMIGEPLLAHYWSPQPQLALGQALRGKATSALDISDGLLADCGHIAAASKVGLAIELDRVPVSLALEEFLGEAGAQQAALSGGDDYVLAFTLPEVEVPTLLADGWPIHVIGRVVEGQGVTLLDDEGLDITPAVHGYQHFRA
- a CDS encoding riboflavin synthase gives rise to the protein MFTGIIESIGSIRALTPKGGDVRVSIDTGKLDLSDVKLGDSIAINGVCLTAVELSGNGFAADVSRETLDCTAFNDLKSGSRVNLEKALTPTTRLGGHLVSGHVDGVGEVISREENARAIEFRIRAPKELAKYIAHKGSITVDGTSLTVNAVNGAEFSLTIIPHTLSETIMGDYRPGRRVNLEVDLLARYLERLLLGDKAAEPTSGGISESFLAANGFLKS
- the ribBA gene encoding bifunctional 3,4-dihydroxy-2-butanone-4-phosphate synthase/GTP cyclohydrolase II, coding for MALNSIEELVEDIRQGKMVILMDDEDRENEGDLIMAAECCQAEHINFMARFARGLICMPMSRERCELLKLPLMAPRNGSGFGTKFTVSIEAATGVTTGISAADRARTVQAAAAKDAKAEDIVSPGHIFPLMAQAGGTLARAGHTEAACDLARMAGFEPSGVICEVMNDDGTMARRPELEAFAAEHGIKIGTIADLIHYRMIHERTVQRIAEQPLDSELGQFNLVTYRDSVEGDVHMALTLGKICAEEPTLVRVHNMDPLRDLLMVKQPGRWSLRAAMSAVAEAGSGVVLLLGHPLDGDVLLANIRETADHAPVKKPTTYSIVGAGSQILRDLGVRKMRLMSSPMKFNAISGFDLEVVEYVPSE
- the ribA gene encoding GTP cyclohydrolase II — protein: MPVVFVAACKLPTPFAEFTMHGFLEKATGREHVVLSLGDVTDGAPVLGRVHSECLTGDALFSQRCDCGSQLEAALQAIAREGRGVLLYLRQEGRGIGLLNKIRAYELQDGGADTVEANERLGFAADQRDYAICLPMLEHVGVHSLRLMTNNPRKVKALTDMGITVAERVPLHTGHNPHNKLYLATKANKLGHMMGNQHQSEADPA
- the ribD gene encoding bifunctional diaminohydroxyphosphoribosylaminopyrimidine deaminase/5-amino-6-(5-phosphoribosylamino)uracil reductase RibD; the protein is MIQSTEQSILDTHYMARAIELARNGLYTTHPNPRVGCVIVRDGQIVGEGWHVRTGEPHAEVHALRAAGELARGATAYVTLEPCSHHGHTPPCAEGLISAGVARVVAAMQDPNPEVAGRGLKRLADAGIEVRSGVLEADARALNPGFLKRMEHGLPFVRVKMAMSLDGRTAMANGESQWITGPEARSAVQRLRAQASVVLTGADTVLADGARLTVRGPELGLSPELTALALSRPPLRVLIDGRLRVPLDAPFFKAGPALVATCVPPAEQYRTGPECLVIHGANGQVDLRKLLQALAARGVNEVLVEAGPRLAGAFAEQGLVDEYQIFVAAKFLGSTARPLLELPLTHMSEAPLLKITDMRAVGDDWRVTAIPVPSASV